In the genome of Fimbriimonadaceae bacterium, the window TTGCCACCCGCCGACCACGTCCTCACACACTCTCCCTGCCCATGGCGATCCGTCTTGTCCGTCCTCACCGTCCTTTTTGTTGACGACTCGCCCGAGGTCCGCTATGTAATGAGGAGAGCCAGACCGCCATCGCAATACCATAACTGGAAGCCTACCCATGAAGCGTATTGACCTGATCGCCGGAGCACGACCGAATTTCATGAAAATCGCGCCGATCATCGACGCATTGCATGCCGCACAAAAGCGAGGCGGGGACGCCCTGCGCTACCGACTGATTCACACCGGCCAGCATTACGACAAGGCCATGTCGGGCAGTTTCTTCGAGGAACTGGGCATTCCCGATCCCGACATTAACCTGGAGGTGGGGTCGGGGACCCAGGCCGAGCAGACCGCTGGCATCATGGTGGGCTATGAAAAGGTGCTGGCGAAAGACACGAGCGATCTCTGCCTGGTGGTGGGGGATGTGACCTCGACCATGGCCTGTTCGATCGTGGCTCGAAAAATGGGCATACCGGTCGCCCATGTCGAAGGCGGCATCCGCTCACACGACTGGACCATGCCGGAAGAGATCAATCGCGTGGTGACCGACTCGATCACCAATTGGTTTTTCACCACCAGCGATACGGCCAACGACAACTTGCGCCGGGCCGGTGTCCCCGAGGACCGTATCTTTTTCGTGGGCAACACCATGATCGACACCTTGCTCAAGCACGAGGGACGGTTGCGGCCCCCGGCCTGCTGGACAACCCTCGCGCTGAAACCGCAGCAGTACTGCGTGGTGACGCTGCATCGCCCGGCGAACGTGGACGGTGAGCACAAGTTGCTCGCCCTATTACAGGCCATTGCGGACGGCACGCAGGGCCTGCCGGTCGTCTTTCCCGTGCACCCGCGTACCGCCAAAAATCTTCGTGAAGCGGGCCAGGCACTCCCGTCGATGCACTACGTCGATCCGTTGGGCTATCTCGAGTTTAACTACCTCGTGAAACATGCCCGTGGCGTCATTACCGATTCGGGCGGAATCACGGAAGAAACGACCGTGCTGGGCGTGCCCTGCTTGACCTTGCGCGACAACACCGAGCGGCCCGAGACCGTGACGATCGGCACCAACGAACTCATCGGCACCGACCCCGGCAAACTTCCGCCGGCCCTGACACGTTTGATGGCCGGGCAGTGGAAGAAAGGGGCGATTCCACCGAAATGGGACGGGAAAGCAGCAGAGCGGATCGTCGCCCAACTAGAGCGGCTGCTTCTCCCATTATGAGTATATTCCAATGCTCACCGGCAGACGAGAAGCGTGAAAAGAGAGTAGGTGCATGATTCGCACGAGCAGTGCCTATTATCCGCATGTGGAGTGCGAGGGAAGTTGAAGGGCTGATCCGACGCATGGCGAAGCCGTATCCCGCTGTGCTCATCACCAGTGCAAGACAGACCGGCAAGACATCGCTGCTGCGGTATCTCAACGTCCGCCTCGATCAGGATCGCTCGCCAGGCCGCTTTCTCTTGACCGGCTCGCAAATATTCCCGTCGATGCATGGCCTGCCCGAGAGCGGTGATCAGAGTTCACGCCACTGGCCTAACCCGGTTTATTCATGACGGTTTGTCGCACAATTGCTGAGTCAGTGTTGGCATCCCCGGCCCGACGACGAGCAGGCCGTTGAAAAATCTTTCGAGTACCCGTGAATGCTGGTATCACGAATAGGCACGGACCGTCTCATAACCCCGTGCAGGATGGTAAAAGGCCGTCCGGCAAGGCCGCAGCGAGGTCCGCGACTCGACGAAGAAGGAACGTCACGTCTGCGGACGGGCGCAAGTCGATGACCGCCTCGTGTCCCATAGGCGAATCGCACCCTGTGCGATACGGTGAGCCTCTGAGATTCACGACGCGCGGGACGTGTGTGAACGCCGCCGAGCCGGTGAGACGGCCGTGGCGTGCAAGAATGCCGCTGGTAGACTTTTTCAGCATCCTGCCAGGTTGAGCCGTGCGGTCGGATGCTGGCGAGTGGGTAAGTAGCCCTGTCTTGGTGCGGAGTCGGGAGGGCCTCGAAAAGTACAAGGGCAGTACGTTTCCCTTCTCGCGCCGGCAGGCGTACACAATCCCGGCAACTCCTTGACGTACATACATGGTGTATGTACACTCTGCTCGTGAGTTTTGAATGGGACGAAGCCAAACGAACCACGAACCTTGCCAAACATGGCATCGACTTTCTGGACGTCCCGGAGATCTTCACCGGCCCCATGGTGGTAGGCCCGGACGTTCGAAACGACTACGGCGAATCCAGAAAAATCGGCTTCGGGTTCATTCGTGGCCGGCTCATGGCGGTGGTATTTACGGAGCGCGCGAGGGTCATTCGCATCATCTCCGCACGAAAGGCAAATACCCGTGAAGAAGCACGCTACAAAAAAGCGTTCGAGGACAAACTGGGCAGCAATTGACGCGCTCCAGGACAAGGAGATTGATACCTCCGACATCCCGGAACAGGGAAACATCTTCTTCAAACGCGCCGTGCTCAGGCTCCCCGAACCGAAGACTGCAGTTACCATCCGCTTGGATCGTGAGGTCTTGGATTGGTTCAAAGCAAAAGGGCCCGGGTATCAAACGCGAATCAACGCGCTCCTGCGAGCCTACATGCACGCGCATCGATCGTGACAGGTGTGCACTGCCTGCAAACCTTTGCGAGACATTTCGCGATTGATGGCCGGGCAGTGGAAAAAGGGCGCCATTCCTTCCACGTGGGACGGGAACGCGGCAGAGCGGATCGTCGCCCAACTAGAGCGGCTGCTTCTCCCATTATGAGTATATTCCAATGCTCACCGGCAGACGAGAAGCGTGAAAAGAGAGCAGTTGCATGATTTGCACCATCAGTGCAAATTATCCGCATGTGGATTGCGAGGGAAGTTGAAGGGCGTATTCGGCGCATGGCGAAGCCGTATCCCGCTGTGCTCATCACCGGCGCGAGACAGACCGGCAAGACCTCTCTGCTGCGGCCTCTCTATCCCCGTACCTCCTATCTGACTCTCGATCTCCCGGCGAATGCGGAAGCCGCGCGCACCGCACCA includes:
- the wecB gene encoding UDP-N-acetylglucosamine 2-epimerase (non-hydrolyzing), whose product is MKRIDLIAGARPNFMKIAPIIDALHAAQKRGGDALRYRLIHTGQHYDKAMSGSFFEELGIPDPDINLEVGSGTQAEQTAGIMVGYEKVLAKDTSDLCLVVGDVTSTMACSIVARKMGIPVAHVEGGIRSHDWTMPEEINRVVTDSITNWFFTTSDTANDNLRRAGVPEDRIFFVGNTMIDTLLKHEGRLRPPACWTTLALKPQQYCVVTLHRPANVDGEHKLLALLQAIADGTQGLPVVFPVHPRTAKNLREAGQALPSMHYVDPLGYLEFNYLVKHARGVITDSGGITEETTVLGVPCLTLRDNTERPETVTIGTNELIGTDPGKLPPALTRLMAGQWKKGAIPPKWDGKAAERIVAQLERLLLPL
- a CDS encoding BrnT family toxin — protein: MSFEWDEAKRTTNLAKHGIDFLDVPEIFTGPMVVGPDVRNDYGESRKIGFGFIRGRLMAVVFTERARVIRIISARKANTREEARYKKAFEDKLGSN
- a CDS encoding BrnA antitoxin family protein; protein product: MKKHATKKRSRTNWAAIDALQDKEIDTSDIPEQGNIFFKRAVLRLPEPKTAVTIRLDREVLDWFKAKGPGYQTRINALLRAYMHAHRS